Genomic window (Actinomycetota bacterium):
AGATGTCGGCGAAGCTGGGTGCGACGATCGCCCGGAAGCCGAAGTCCTGGAGGGCCCACGGTGCGTGCTCACGTGACGACCCGCACCCGAAGTTGCGTCCGGCGACCAGGATCGGGTTCGGCTCCAGCGTGATCTCTCCCGACCTCACCCAGTCATAGAAGAGGAACTCTCCGAACCCCGTCCGCTCGATCCGCTTCAGGAACTGCTTCGGGATGATCTGGTCGGTGTCGACGTCCGCGCGCCGCAGGACCGAGACCCTGCCCTCGACGATGGTGACCGGCTCCATCAGGCCCACTCCCTCAGGTCGACGAAACGGCCCTCGATGGCGGCCGCCGCGGCCATCTCGGGGCTGCAGAGGTGGGTACGACCGCCCGCTCCCTGGCGTCCCTCGAAGTTGCGGTTGGAGGTGGACGCACAACGCTCCTGCGGATCGAGCGTGTCGGGGTTCATGCCCAGGCACATGGAGCAGCCGGCTCCCCTCCACTCGAACCCGGCCGCGGTGAAGACACGGTCGAGTCCCTCCTGCTCCGCTTGGACCTTCACCTGCGCCGAGCCCGGGACGACCATCGCCCGCACGGTGGGCGCGACCCGCTGTCCCTCGACGACCGCCGCCGCGGCGCGCAGGTCGGAGATCCGCGAGTTCGTGCAGGACCCGATGAAGACGCGGTCGAGGGGGATGTCCGTCAGGGGGGTGCCCGGCTCCAAGCCCATGTAAGAGAGAGCGCGCTCGGCCAGACCAGGGTCCGGGCGGTCGGACGGGTCCGGCACGCGCCCCGTGACCTCGGCCACCATGGCCGGGGTCGTGCCCCAGGTCACCATGGGAGCCACGTCCGAAGCGTCGATGGTCACCTCCCGGTCGAAGGTGGCGCCCGGGTCCGTCGGGAGCCGCCGCCACCGCTCGATGGCCGCGCCCATGTCGGAGGGCGCCGCGGGGCGGCCGTCCAGGTACTCGAAGGTGGTGTCGTCCGGGGCGACCAGGCCGGCCCTCCCACCGCCCTCGATGGTCATGTTGCAGATCGTCATGCGGCCCTCCATCGACATGGCCTCGATCGTCTCCCCGGCGAACTCGACCGCGTGACCGGCGAAGCCGTCCGTGCCCAGGCGTCCGATGGTGGCGAGGATCAGGTCCTTCGCCCGCACGTACCGGCCCAGCTTGCCCTCGTAGAGCACGCGCATCGTCTTCGGCCGGCGCTGGACGAGGCACTGCGTCGCGAGCACGTGCTCGACCTCGCTCGTGCCGATCCCGAACGCGAGCGCTCCGAACGCGCCGTGCGTGGCCGTGTGGCTGTCGCCGCAGACGATCGTCATCCCGGGCTGAGTCACGCCGAGCTCGGGACCGATCACGTGGACGATCCCCTGCCGGTCCGACCCCAGCGAGAAGATCGGGATGCCGAACTCGGCGCAGTTGCGCTCGAGCGTCTCGACCTGGATGCGCGACAACCGGTCCGTGATCAGCCGGGCGGCGGGGGTGCCGTCCGTCGGCACGTTGTGGTCGGCCGTGGCGAGGGTTCGGTCCGGGCGACGCACGCGGCGTCCGGCCAGTCGCAGGCCCTCGAAGGCCTGGGGGGAGGTGACCTCGTGCACGAGGTGCAGGTCGATGTAGATCAGACCGTCCCGCACCTCGTGGGAGTCCCAGATCTTGTCTACGAGCGTCCGTGGCATCCTCAGCCTCCTCGCGCTGGAGCCGTCACGACCGACACGAACTCGGCCTCTCGGCTCCCGGGGTTCTCGAAGTGATGCTGCAGGTCGGCGTCGAAGGTCACGGCGTCCCCCTCCTGGAGCTCGTACCGGTCGCCCGCGATGACCAGGACCACCGAACCCCGCTGCACGACCGCCGTCTCCCGGCTCCCGGGCGAGTGCAGCGGCGGCCCGGACGTACGGGAGCCGCCGGCCAGTGCGTGGACGGAGACGAGCGTCGGCTGGCCCGGGAGCCCCGGGGTGAGCTCCGTGTAGCGGTGACCTTCGCGACGGGTGGTCCTCCCGCGCCCTGCTCGGACGACCGCGACGAGCGGCTCCTCGTCCAACCGCAGCAGCTGGGAGAGCGAGAGCCCGAGCCCGGACGCGATCCGTCCGGCGACCGTCAGCGTCGGCGACGTCTCCCCGCGTTCGACCTGCGAGAGCATCGGCGCGGACACGCCGGCACGCTGGGACAGGTCCCGCAGCGAGAGCCCCATCGACTCCCGCAGCGCCCGGACCCGTGACCCCACGCTCTCCGCCGTTCGGACAGCCATCGCCGTACGTTATCACGGACGAACGTTCAACTTAACGTGCGGGCCGGTTCCCTGCGCCCACCACGGCCATACGCGATGATGCGGGGATGAACGAGCCCGAGGAGCAGCGCCTGGCCGAGGAGATGGAACTCCCGGCGTCCGTGCCGCACATGACGCGTCGCCGCCTGTCCGACGGCCAGGCGGTCGCCGCCCTCATCCTCTTCCTCATCTTCCGTGCCATCACCCAACGGGTCGGGTTCGGTTTCCTGCCGCGCCTGCTCGCATCGCCGTTCCCATGGGTTCTGCCGCTCCTGAACAACACGATGCTCATCCTCATCGCGGTCGGCACCGAGGTCCGCGGGAACACCGGGATGCTGATCGCCTCGGGCATCGCCTCCGTCGCGATGTCGCTCGTGTCCGGGCTCGTCCTGTACTGGGCCGGGTACCGGTTCGGTCCCGAGCTGGCCGTGCGGGCGGAGAAGGAGGGGTCGATGTGGGCCTCCCTGTGGAACCCGAAGCAGGTCGCCCGCGCGCACGCGTGGATCGAGAGGTACGGGTTCGGGGCCGTCGTCATCGGCCGCATGGTTGAGTGGCTCGTGACCCCCGTCGTGCTCGTCGCGGGCAGCACACGGATGTCGATACGGAAGTTCCTGCCCGCCTACCTGATCGGATCGGTGGGGTTCGCCGCCACCTTCCTGTGGCTGGGTGGGCGCGCCGGCGACCGGTGGCCCTGGCTCCCGGACCGCATAAAGGCCTTCGGCGCGTGGAGCCTGCGGATCACGCTCGCCCTGCTGGTCCTGATGGCGATCGCGGCGGTCCTGTCCAAGAAGCAGGACGGCCCGAAGGACGCGGCCCCAACCGAGGGGAGCCCGCCGGCCTGAGCCGCGCGATCGGGGGGTCTAGAGCGTCACCGCTCCCTTCGACGCCGAGGACACCAGCCGGGCGTACTTGGCCAGCGCTCCCGTCGTGTAGCGGGGCGGGGGCGGCACCCAGTCCTCCAGGCGCCGCTTCAGCTCGTTCGGCTCGACCTCGATATCGAGGGTGCGCGAGGGGATGTCCACCGAGACCATGTCGCCCTCCCGGACCAGCGCGATCGGTCCGCCGTCGACCGCTTCCGGGGCGACATGCGCGATCGAGAGGTTACGGGTGGCTCCTGAGAACCGCCCGTCGGTGATCAGCAGGACCCGGTCCCCCAGCCCCGCTCCCGCGATGGCAGCGGTGACGGCGAGCATCTCCTTCATCCCGGGGCCGCCGCGCGGGCCCTCGTAGCGGATGATGACGACGTCCCCCTCCCGCAGCTGCTTGGACACCACCGCGCGGAAGGCCTCCTCCTCCGAGTCGTAGACGCGCGCCGGACCGCGGAACCGCTCCACCTCGGTCCCGGCCACCTTCACCACCGCTCCGTCGGGAGCCAAAGATCCGCGCAGGATCGCGTACCCTCCCTCGCGGTGGATGGGGTCGTCCAGGGGGCGGACGACGTCCTGGCCCCCGGGGAACGTCACGTCGGCCAGGTTCTCGGCCACGGTCCGGCCGGTCACCGTGATGCAGTCGCCGTCGATCAGACCGGCGTCCAGGAGCTCCTTCATGACGACGGGGACGCCCCCGATCCGGTCGAGGTCGGTCATCACGTAGCGTCCCATCGGCTTGAAGTCGGCGATGTGGGGCACCCGGCGGGCGACCCGGTCGAACTCGTCGATCTCCAGGTCGATCCCCGCCTCATGCGCGATGGCGGGCAGGTGCAGGACCGCGTTCGTGGAGCCGCCGACCGCGCAGCAGACGGCGATCGCGTTGCGGAAGGCCTCGAGCGTCATGATGTCGCGCGGCCGCAGACCGAGCTCGAGGATCCGGACGGCCGCCTCCCCCGTGGCCCTGGACAGGGCCTCCCGACGCGGGTCGAGCGCGGGTATCGAGGCGGACAGGGGCAGCGACATCCCCAGCGCCTCGGACACCGACGCCATCGTGTTCGCCGTGTACATGCCCCCGCAGGACCCGGCCC
Coding sequences:
- the leuC gene encoding 3-isopropylmalate dehydratase large subunit, whose amino-acid sequence is MPRTLVDKIWDSHEVRDGLIYIDLHLVHEVTSPQAFEGLRLAGRRVRRPDRTLATADHNVPTDGTPAARLITDRLSRIQVETLERNCAEFGIPIFSLGSDRQGIVHVIGPELGVTQPGMTIVCGDSHTATHGAFGALAFGIGTSEVEHVLATQCLVQRRPKTMRVLYEGKLGRYVRAKDLILATIGRLGTDGFAGHAVEFAGETIEAMSMEGRMTICNMTIEGGGRAGLVAPDDTTFEYLDGRPAAPSDMGAAIERWRRLPTDPGATFDREVTIDASDVAPMVTWGTTPAMVAEVTGRVPDPSDRPDPGLAERALSYMGLEPGTPLTDIPLDRVFIGSCTNSRISDLRAAAAVVEGQRVAPTVRAMVVPGSAQVKVQAEQEGLDRVFTAAGFEWRGAGCSMCLGMNPDTLDPQERCASTSNRNFEGRQGAGGRTHLCSPEMAAAAAIEGRFVDLREWA
- the leuD gene encoding 3-isopropylmalate dehydratase small subunit, with amino-acid sequence MEPVTIVEGRVSVLRRADVDTDQIIPKQFLKRIERTGFGEFLFYDWVRSGEITLEPNPILVAGRNFGCGSSREHAPWALQDFGFRAIVAPSFADI
- a CDS encoding VTT domain-containing protein, whose translation is MNEPEEQRLAEEMELPASVPHMTRRRLSDGQAVAALILFLIFRAITQRVGFGFLPRLLASPFPWVLPLLNNTMLILIAVGTEVRGNTGMLIASGIASVAMSLVSGLVLYWAGYRFGPELAVRAEKEGSMWASLWNPKQVARAHAWIERYGFGAVVIGRMVEWLVTPVVLVAGSTRMSIRKFLPAYLIGSVGFAATFLWLGGRAGDRWPWLPDRIKAFGAWSLRITLALLVLMAIAAVLSKKQDGPKDAAPTEGSPPA
- a CDS encoding XRE family transcriptional regulator, with amino-acid sequence MAVRTAESVGSRVRALRESMGLSLRDLSQRAGVSAPMLSQVERGETSPTLTVAGRIASGLGLSLSQLLRLDEEPLVAVVRAGRGRTTRREGHRYTELTPGLPGQPTLVSVHALAGGSRTSGPPLHSPGSRETAVVQRGSVVLVIAGDRYELQEGDAVTFDADLQHHFENPGSREAEFVSVVTAPARGG
- the ilvD gene encoding dihydroxy-acid dehydratase; amino-acid sequence: MTHHDHGGDPRPRSREVTEGFERAGARAMLRAVGFSEEDFNRPQVGVASSWNEVTPCNLSLDRCADWAKEGVRAAGAVPVEFVTIAVSDAISMGHEGMRASLVSREVIADSVELVMHAERFDGAVTIAGCDKSLPGMLMASARLNLPSVFLYGGTIMPGHWQGRDVTIQDVFEGVGAVSAGRMTEAELGELERVACPGAGSCGGMYTANTMASVSEALGMSLPLSASIPALDPRREALSRATGEAAVRILELGLRPRDIMTLEAFRNAIAVCCAVGGSTNAVLHLPAIAHEAGIDLEIDEFDRVARRVPHIADFKPMGRYVMTDLDRIGGVPVVMKELLDAGLIDGDCITVTGRTVAENLADVTFPGGQDVVRPLDDPIHREGGYAILRGSLAPDGAVVKVAGTEVERFRGPARVYDSEEEAFRAVVSKQLREGDVVIIRYEGPRGGPGMKEMLAVTAAIAGAGLGDRVLLITDGRFSGATRNLSIAHVAPEAVDGGPIALVREGDMVSVDIPSRTLDIEVEPNELKRRLEDWVPPPPRYTTGALAKYARLVSSASKGAVTL